DNA from Halorarum salinum:
TGCCAGTAGAGGTGCGAGGGGTCGAAGTTGGCGCCGACGCGCTCGTTCGTCAGGTCGCGCAGTTTCAGCATGCCGTGTGGTTCGTACACCAGCATGTTCGGGTGCATCTCGACCGCGACGTCGACGCCGTGGTCCGCGGCGTGGTCCGCGAGGTCGGTCCAGTACTCCTCGGCCCGTTCCCACTGGTACTCGTGGGCGTCCCGGTGCTCGGTCGGCCATGGCGCCGTGATCCAGTTCGGCACCTCGTCGTTCGGGCCGCCGGCGGGCAGCCCCGAGAAGCAGGTGACCGTCCCCACGTCGAGTTCGTCGGCGAGTTCGATCGCCTCCCGGAGTTCGGCGTCGGCCTTCTCGGCGGTCGCCCCGTCCGGGTGCAGGGGGTTGTTGTGGGTGGCGAGCGCGCTGACGTACAGGTCGTGCTCGTCGAGGTCCGCGCGGAGGTCCGCGCGGGCGTCCCCGCTCGCGAGCAGTTCCGCGCGGTCGATGTGCCCCTGTCCAGGGTGGCCCCCGACGCCGAGTTCGACGGCGTCGACG
Protein-coding regions in this window:
- a CDS encoding sugar phosphate isomerase/epimerase family protein; amino-acid sequence: MDIGVLTVPLGGQPRPDAFEYLSGIGVDAVELGVGGHPGQGHIDRAELLASGDARADLRADLDEHDLYVSALATHNNPLHPDGATAEKADAELREAIELADELDVGTVTCFSGLPAGGPNDEVPNWITAPWPTEHRDAHEYQWERAEEYWTDLADHAADHGVDVAVEMHPNMLVYEPHGMLKLRDLTNERVGANFDPSHLYWQGIDVTEAIRLLGDADAVHHVHAKDTRIYGAQAREKGVLDTTDYTEEADRSWLFRSVGYGHGEEHWKDVVSTLRMVGYDGALSIEHEDSLTSSREGLEKAVDLLDRAVFETTPGDAYWAE